One part of the Streptococcus sp. oral taxon 431 genome encodes these proteins:
- a CDS encoding minor capsid protein: MKNKDYWTKRKANLIYEQMDKAEKQADKFDEIYKQSKAYLDKQINKVFDKFQRDYGLSERDARHVLKNMKDQKDLNELRKVLEARPDDPNIQRLLADLDSPAYAYRMKRLERLSADLDSMRESIYHSEKSSSDVFYNDLMKDSYYKATFDLQQQTGLAYSFSNLPETEIKRLQGLKWTGEAYSDRIWENTGALASSVKDELLVSLMTGRSVKNTSQAIAERFEVGQNNARRLVRTESAFFHNQMELLSYEDAEITKYRFIAVLDKRTSHICQEHDNKVYDTDKAVPGVNYPPLHPWCRSTTIAHDDDIDYSKLERRARNPETGKVEYVSADMSYKDWYSRYVAKDGEKVYNQDMSSIDLMAKQRSFVVGDDIRVNAKEFIGTEFDFWTQDRTKKIRDAVANVQGVFRQLPDYSKPTVVFLKKSKLPGLAGYDYKQDILFISDALSSEKEFKDILSDGFFAAKDIKDAIVHELTHKQHWVSAKAFYKANKKRYNSIEQAMMELNSGLIAYVKQQQSLDRSYLKDISLNAYNAFLYHNNINELVAEIGVIGDNVTDKVLLKKVKEVLKWK; this comes from the coding sequence ATCTCATCTATGAACAGATGGACAAGGCTGAAAAGCAAGCAGACAAGTTTGACGAGATTTACAAGCAATCTAAAGCCTATTTAGACAAGCAAATCAACAAGGTCTTTGACAAATTCCAACGTGATTATGGTTTGAGTGAGCGTGATGCTCGTCATGTCTTGAAGAACATGAAGGACCAGAAAGACCTAAACGAACTTCGTAAGGTTCTTGAAGCAAGGCCAGACGACCCGAATATTCAACGATTACTTGCTGATTTGGACAGTCCAGCTTATGCTTATCGCATGAAGCGACTTGAACGGTTAAGCGCTGACTTGGATTCGATGCGTGAGTCTATCTATCATTCTGAGAAATCAAGCTCAGATGTCTTTTACAACGACTTGATGAAGGATAGCTACTACAAGGCTACTTTTGACTTGCAACAGCAAACAGGACTTGCTTATAGCTTCTCTAACTTACCTGAAACAGAAATCAAACGTCTACAAGGTCTAAAATGGACAGGAGAGGCCTATTCAGATAGGATATGGGAAAATACAGGGGCGCTCGCTTCAAGCGTGAAAGACGAGCTTTTGGTAAGTCTTATGACTGGCCGAAGTGTTAAAAATACATCTCAAGCAATCGCAGAACGGTTCGAAGTAGGTCAAAATAATGCAAGGCGCTTGGTACGGACAGAATCAGCGTTCTTTCATAACCAGATGGAACTGCTCAGCTACGAAGATGCTGAGATTACAAAGTATCGCTTCATAGCGGTCTTAGACAAGCGCACGTCTCACATTTGCCAGGAGCACGACAACAAGGTCTACGATACGGACAAGGCTGTTCCTGGTGTGAACTATCCACCTTTACATCCATGGTGCAGGTCTACGACTATCGCCCATGATGACGATATCGATTACAGTAAACTAGAGCGTAGGGCTAGAAATCCAGAAACAGGCAAAGTTGAGTACGTATCTGCTGATATGAGTTATAAAGACTGGTATTCTAGGTACGTTGCTAAAGACGGGGAAAAGGTGTATAATCAGGATATGAGTTCAATTGATTTAATGGCAAAACAGCGTTCTTTCGTTGTCGGGGACGATATTCGAGTGAATGCAAAGGAATTTATCGGAACAGAGTTTGATTTTTGGACTCAGGATCGTACTAAGAAAATTAGAGATGCTGTAGCAAATGTCCAAGGAGTTTTCCGCCAATTGCCTGATTATTCAAAACCAACTGTTGTGTTTTTAAAAAAATCAAAGCTGCCTGGTCTAGCTGGATATGACTATAAGCAGGATATTTTGTTTATAAGTGATGCTCTTAGTTCAGAAAAAGAATTCAAAGATATTTTATCAGACGGATTCTTTGCTGCAAAAGACATTAAAGATGCAATAGTTCATGAGTTGACGCATAAACAACACTGGGTTTCTGCAAAAGCGTTTTACAAAGCAAATAAAAAGCGCTATAATAGTATTGAACAAGCAATGATGGAATTAAATTCAGGTCTAATTGCATATGTCAAACAACAGCAATCTCTTGACCGAAGCTATTTGAAAGATATTAGTTTGAATGCTTATAATGCGTTTTTGTATCATAATAATATCAATGAACTAGTAGCAGAAATCGGGGTAATAGGTGACAACGTAACTGATAAAGTGTTGTTGAAAAAAGTGAAGGAGGTATTGAAATGGAAGTAA
- a CDS encoding phage antirepressor KilAC domain-containing protein, translating into MELQIFKNEQFGEVRTVEIKGEPFFNLNDCCQILDLSNPRKTLERLNPKGVTSSDILTNGGVQQANFINEANFYKLVFQSRKPEAEKFADWVTSEVLPSIRKHGAYMTDQVAYNITHNKQALADLLLMAGNQLKEKEAVIKNLEAEKAVLSVENTIMKPKADYFDELVDRNLLTSFRETAKQLKIKERKFIDFLMEKKYIYRDKKGKLQPTANKNDGLFEVKETINEKTQWSGTQTLITPKGRETFRLLFI; encoded by the coding sequence ATGGAACTACAAATTTTTAAAAATGAACAATTCGGAGAAGTAAGAACAGTAGAAATTAAAGGCGAGCCATTCTTTAATTTGAATGATTGTTGTCAAATTCTGGATTTAAGCAATCCACGAAAAACACTAGAAAGACTCAATCCAAAGGGTGTAACTAGTAGTGACATCCTTACAAACGGAGGAGTCCAACAAGCCAACTTCATCAACGAAGCGAATTTCTATAAACTTGTTTTTCAATCTCGCAAACCAGAAGCAGAGAAATTTGCTGATTGGGTCACTAGCGAGGTTCTGCCCTCTATTCGTAAGCATGGCGCTTATATGACCGACCAAGTGGCCTATAATATCACGCACAACAAACAAGCCTTAGCAGACTTGCTCCTTATGGCTGGTAATCAACTAAAAGAAAAAGAAGCAGTTATTAAAAACTTGGAAGCTGAAAAAGCTGTACTTTCCGTTGAAAATACCATAATGAAGCCGAAAGCAGACTATTTCGATGAACTAGTAGATAGAAACTTACTGACCAGCTTCAGAGAAACAGCCAAACAATTAAAAATCAAAGAACGCAAGTTTATTGACTTCTTGATGGAGAAAAAATACATCTACCGAGATAAGAAAGGTAAGCTCCAACCAACAGCCAATAAAAATGATGGTTTATTTGAGGTCAAGGAAACAATCAACGAAAAAACACAATGGTCTGGAACACAGACACTCATTACACCTAAAGGCCGTGAAACCTTTAGACTACTATTTATTTAA
- a CDS encoding CopG family transcriptional regulator, producing MAQKVGDEMSPRTGRPKSEKPLNVEVKARIDSELNKHLEDYCLQKKTTRTEVVRKGIKLVLGLEKNK from the coding sequence GTGGCACAGAAAGTAGGTGATGAAATGAGTCCACGAACCGGAAGACCAAAAAGCGAAAAACCGTTGAATGTCGAAGTTAAAGCAAGAATCGACTCAGAGTTGAATAAACATTTGGAAGATTATTGCTTACAAAAAAAGACCACTCGTACAGAAGTGGTTAGAAAAGGCATAAAATTAGTTTTAGGTCTTGAAAAAAATAAATAA
- a CDS encoding DUF4355 domain-containing protein, whose amino-acid sequence MSEEINATVSTESTETVDTQGNVDTVQEEKHERTFTRAEIGKMLSAERSKWEAEQEAKENEAKKLAKMNADEKQKYQLDQREQELADREKAIARKELTAEAKTMLSERGLPVELVSVVDLSNAEAVAESVGSIQKTWEDAVQKGVSERMKGSAPIKTAPQQSTGLSKAQFFQMSHSEKAALKQSNPELYNSFLN is encoded by the coding sequence ATGTCAGAAGAAATCAATGCAACTGTATCTACTGAATCAACTGAGACTGTCGACACTCAAGGAAATGTTGATACAGTGCAGGAAGAAAAGCACGAACGAACTTTCACTCGTGCTGAAATCGGTAAGATGCTATCTGCCGAACGCTCTAAATGGGAAGCTGAGCAAGAAGCCAAGGAAAACGAAGCTAAGAAACTCGCCAAGATGAACGCTGATGAGAAACAGAAATATCAGTTGGATCAGCGTGAGCAAGAACTGGCTGACCGTGAAAAGGCTATTGCTCGCAAGGAATTGACCGCAGAAGCTAAAACAATGTTAAGCGAACGTGGCTTACCAGTTGAATTAGTATCCGTGGTTGATTTGTCAAACGCTGAAGCCGTGGCTGAATCAGTCGGAAGCATTCAGAAAACGTGGGAGGATGCAGTTCAAAAAGGTGTATCCGAACGCATGAAGGGTAGCGCACCTATTAAGACTGCGCCACAACAATCAACAGGGCTTTCAAAAGCTCAATTTTTCCAAATGAGTCATTCAGAGAAGGCTGCATTGAAGCAGTCAAACCCTGAATTGTATAACTCGTTTTTGAATTAA
- a CDS encoding phage head-tail connector protein, producing MGLEKLKQLTGENDSAVLLPLLLRAENIILSETNRDKLTPALDRLLPELVIELYNRSGSEGEQSRSEGGISVTYGENGLSMGLLQRIRMHRLARVAGHVFEKE from the coding sequence ATGGGACTTGAGAAATTAAAACAATTAACGGGTGAGAATGATAGCGCAGTCCTATTACCTCTACTTTTAAGAGCTGAAAATATCATTTTATCTGAGACGAATCGAGACAAGCTAACGCCGGCGCTTGATAGGTTACTACCTGAACTCGTAATCGAGCTCTACAATCGCTCAGGAAGTGAAGGAGAGCAATCTAGAAGCGAAGGTGGTATATCTGTTACCTACGGAGAAAACGGCCTGTCTATGGGCCTTTTACAGCGTATTCGGATGCATCGGTTAGCGAGGGTGGCAGGTCATGTTTTTGAAAAAGAGTAG
- a CDS encoding N4-gp56 family major capsid protein translates to MTQTKIANLVNPEVMGDMIAAKLPKKLQVIPFAAIDRTLEGVPGNTITVPSYTYIGDAEDVNEGVEAGVVVLGTSTKTATIKKAMKAVELTDEAVLSGYGDPVGNAENQLALAVASKIDNDALDALLGTNTRKHDSKTKAISYDVIVDAIDLFEEEINTEKVMFVNPKQVTTLRKDPNFISADRYPNQVVMTGEIGTIANTRIVPTKKVKLDTTSAFYTCPIIKLTHDDETEQDTAALTVYLKRDPNVEVDRKSLKRTTEISIDEFYTVAVSDDSKVVLAEIKK, encoded by the coding sequence ATGACACAAACTAAAATTGCAAATCTCGTAAACCCTGAGGTAATGGGAGATATGATTGCAGCTAAACTACCAAAGAAATTGCAAGTAATTCCATTTGCAGCAATCGACCGTACGCTTGAAGGCGTGCCAGGAAACACAATCACAGTCCCATCTTACACATATATCGGTGATGCTGAAGATGTAAACGAAGGCGTTGAAGCTGGCGTTGTTGTTCTCGGGACATCTACTAAGACTGCTACAATTAAGAAGGCTATGAAAGCTGTTGAATTGACAGATGAAGCTGTTCTTTCTGGTTATGGTGATCCAGTTGGTAATGCTGAGAACCAGCTTGCACTTGCAGTTGCTTCTAAAATCGACAATGATGCCTTAGATGCTCTTTTGGGAACAAACACACGCAAACACGACTCTAAAACTAAAGCAATCAGCTATGATGTAATCGTTGACGCTATTGATTTGTTTGAAGAAGAAATCAACACAGAAAAAGTTATGTTTGTTAATCCTAAACAAGTAACTACTTTGCGCAAGGATCCTAACTTTATCTCAGCTGATAGATATCCAAACCAAGTCGTCATGACTGGTGAGATTGGTACAATCGCTAACACTCGCATCGTTCCAACTAAGAAAGTTAAACTTGATACAACTAGCGCATTTTACACTTGCCCTATCATCAAACTTACTCATGATGATGAAACTGAACAAGACACTGCAGCATTGACAGTCTATCTCAAACGCGATCCAAACGTTGAAGTAGACCGTAAGTCTTTGAAACGTACTACTGAAATCTCAATCGACGAATTCTACACAGTGGCCGTTTCAGACGATTCTAAGGTCGTACTTGCTGAAATCAAGAAATAA